One genomic region from Streptomyces sp. NBC_01431 encodes:
- a CDS encoding DNA repair helicase XPB: MNGPLIVQSDKTLLLEVDHEQADACRRAIAPFAELERAPEHIHTYRVTPLGLWNARAAGHDAEQVVDALVEFSRYPVPHALLVDVAETMARYGRLTLSKHPVHGLVLTSTDRPVLEEILRSKKVTPLVGARIDADTVAVHPSERGQIKQTLLKLGWPAEDLAGYVDGEAHPIELAEDGWALRPYQKQAVEGFWHGGSGVVVLPCGAGKTLVGAGAMAEAKATTLILVTNTVSARQWKHELVKRTSLTEDEIGEYSGTRKEIRPVTIATYQVLTTRRKGVYPHLELFDSRDWGLIVYDEVHLLPAPVFKFTADLQARRRLGLTATLVREDGRESDVFSLIGPKRFDAPWKEIEAQGYIAPADCVEVRVNLTDSERLAYATAETEEKYRFCATTATKRKVTEALVRKFAGQQILVIGQYIDQLDELGEHLNAPVIKGETSNAQREKLFGAFREGEISVLVVSKVANFSIDLPEATVAIQVSGTFGSRQEEAQRLGRVLRPKADGHQAHFYSVVARDTIDQDFAAHRQRFLAEQGYAYRIMDADELLADS; this comes from the coding sequence GTGAACGGACCCCTCATCGTCCAGTCAGACAAGACCCTGCTCCTGGAGGTCGACCACGAGCAGGCCGACGCCTGCCGTCGTGCCATCGCGCCGTTCGCGGAGCTGGAGCGGGCGCCCGAGCACATCCACACCTACCGGGTGACGCCGCTGGGCCTGTGGAACGCGCGGGCCGCCGGGCACGACGCCGAGCAGGTCGTCGACGCGCTGGTCGAGTTCTCGCGCTACCCGGTGCCGCACGCCCTGCTCGTGGACGTCGCCGAGACGATGGCCCGCTACGGCCGCCTCACGCTGTCCAAGCACCCCGTGCACGGTCTCGTGCTGACCTCCACCGACCGGCCCGTACTCGAAGAGATCCTGCGGTCGAAGAAGGTCACCCCACTGGTCGGGGCGCGCATCGACGCCGACACGGTCGCCGTGCACCCCTCCGAGCGCGGCCAGATCAAGCAGACCCTGCTGAAGCTGGGCTGGCCGGCCGAGGACCTCGCCGGGTACGTCGACGGCGAGGCCCACCCCATCGAGCTCGCGGAGGACGGCTGGGCGCTGCGTCCGTACCAGAAGCAGGCCGTCGAGGGCTTCTGGCACGGCGGCAGCGGTGTGGTCGTGCTGCCCTGCGGCGCGGGCAAGACGCTGGTCGGCGCGGGCGCGATGGCCGAGGCGAAGGCGACGACGCTCATCCTGGTCACCAACACGGTCTCGGCCCGCCAGTGGAAGCACGAGCTGGTGAAGCGCACCTCGCTGACCGAGGACGAGATCGGCGAGTACAGCGGGACGCGCAAGGAGATCCGGCCGGTCACGATCGCGACGTACCAGGTCCTCACGACCCGCCGCAAGGGCGTCTATCCGCACCTGGAGCTCTTCGACTCCCGCGACTGGGGCCTGATCGTCTACGACGAGGTGCATCTGCTGCCCGCGCCGGTCTTCAAGTTCACTGCCGACCTCCAGGCCCGCCGACGCCTCGGGCTGACCGCGACGCTGGTGCGCGAGGACGGCCGCGAGTCGGACGTGTTCTCGCTGATCGGCCCCAAGCGGTTCGACGCGCCGTGGAAGGAGATCGAGGCGCAGGGCTACATCGCGCCCGCCGACTGCGTCGAGGTGCGGGTGAACCTCACGGACTCGGAGCGCCTCGCGTACGCCACCGCCGAGACGGAGGAGAAGTACCGCTTCTGTGCGACGACCGCGACGAAGCGCAAGGTGACGGAGGCGCTGGTACGGAAGTTCGCGGGCCAGCAGATCCTGGTCATCGGCCAGTACATCGACCAACTCGACGAGCTGGGCGAGCACTTGAACGCGCCGGTGATCAAGGGTGAGACCTCCAACGCGCAGCGCGAGAAGCTCTTCGGCGCGTTCCGCGAGGGCGAGATCAGCGTGCTCGTGGTGTCGAAGGTCGCGAACTTCTCGATCGACCTGCCGGAGGCGACGGTCGCCATCCAGGTGTCGGGCACGTTCGGCTCCCGCCAGGAGGAGGCCCAGCGCCTGGGCCGCGTACTGCGCCCGAAGGCGGACGGCCACCAGGCGCACTTCTACTCGGTGGTGGCCCGCGACACCATCGACCAGGACTTCGCCGCCCACCGCCAGCGCTTCCTGGCCGAACAGGGCTACGCCTACCGGATCATGGACGCGGACGAACTCCTCGCGGACAGCTGA
- a CDS encoding glycosyltransferase 87 family protein, whose translation MTVRPHSAIPALVASAVLALSLTALAVLCVALRIPMADALVYRAEGAAVVHGTDLYGFTVTEWHLPATYPPFAALLFVPTAWLPLPVLKALFVVGNAALLALLVHLSCRFAGLKPRLAYVLAATAAGIWLEPVFQTLLFGQVNLALACLVLWDLSRPTGAAGRGFAVGVAAGIKITPLFFVLGLLVRGLRREAATALVGFGVTVLVGALVLPCASVEFFTRRLFETGRVGKAWIVDNQSLQGLVARLLHTAEPGAAWAVCALAVGGAGLWAARRADERRALVATAFTALLISPISWSHHWVWCVPLIALLAAEGHARTAAALAVVFTARTLWLVPHAGDLDLQLPLWQQPLASPYALMGLAVVGWVAAGERTGQLSARSSSASMIR comes from the coding sequence GTGACCGTACGCCCACACTCCGCGATTCCCGCCCTGGTGGCGAGCGCCGTCCTCGCGCTTTCGCTCACCGCGCTCGCCGTGCTCTGCGTCGCCCTGCGGATCCCCATGGCGGACGCCCTGGTCTACCGGGCGGAGGGCGCGGCCGTCGTCCACGGCACCGATCTCTACGGGTTCACCGTCACCGAGTGGCACCTGCCGGCCACCTACCCGCCGTTCGCCGCCCTGCTGTTCGTGCCGACCGCCTGGCTGCCGCTGCCGGTCCTCAAGGCCCTCTTCGTCGTCGGCAACGCCGCGCTGCTCGCGCTCCTGGTCCACCTCTCCTGCCGCTTCGCGGGTCTGAAGCCGCGCCTCGCGTACGTTCTTGCCGCGACCGCCGCCGGAATTTGGCTGGAACCCGTCTTCCAGACGCTGCTCTTCGGGCAGGTCAACCTGGCGCTCGCCTGCCTCGTACTCTGGGACCTGTCCCGGCCCACGGGCGCCGCCGGCAGGGGGTTCGCGGTCGGTGTGGCCGCCGGAATCAAGATCACGCCGCTGTTCTTCGTGCTGGGTCTGCTGGTCCGTGGGCTTCGCCGGGAAGCCGCCACCGCGCTCGTCGGGTTCGGGGTGACCGTGCTGGTCGGCGCGCTCGTACTCCCTTGCGCCAGCGTCGAGTTCTTCACCCGGCGGCTTTTCGAGACGGGGCGGGTCGGCAAGGCGTGGATCGTCGACAACCAGTCACTGCAAGGGCTCGTCGCCCGGCTTCTGCACACCGCCGAGCCGGGCGCGGCGTGGGCGGTGTGCGCTCTCGCCGTCGGCGGCGCCGGGCTGTGGGCCGCCCGCCGCGCCGATGAACGCCGGGCGCTGGTGGCGACGGCCTTCACCGCGCTGCTGATCTCGCCCATCAGCTGGTCGCACCACTGGGTGTGGTGCGTTCCCCTGATCGCGTTGCTGGCCGCCGAGGGGCATGCCCGTACGGCCGCCGCGCTCGCCGTCGTCTTCACCGCCCGCACCCTGTGGCTGGTGCCTCACGCGGGCGACCTCGACCTCCAACTCCCGTTGTGGCAACAGCCGTTGGCGTCTCCCTACGCACTGATGGGGCTTGCGGTGGTGGGGTGGGTGGCCGCCGGGGAGCGGACCGGTCAGCTGTCCGCGAGGAGTTCGTCCGCGTCCATGATCCGGTAG
- a CDS encoding sigma-70 family RNA polymerase sigma factor has protein sequence MDELASGGGADHEHLARLFEEHRGHLRAVAYRMLGSLSEAEDAVQEGWLRASLADSGAVDNMGGWLTTIVGRVCLNMLRSRSVRREAALDVGDYETVHVPDPVLGRVDVVDPEQEALLTDSVGLALLVVLDTLAPAERLAFVLHDMFALPFEDIAPIVDRTAAATRQLASRARRRVQDQGASPSTDRGRQREVVDAWISASRAGDFEALLALLDPDVLLRADAGLLPASKLVRGARAVAEQAHTFRKFAPFTRPVLVNDMPGIVAVVDGRLYSVMAFTLGEDGRITELNILADQERTPKLDVSFLTA, from the coding sequence ATGGACGAACTCGCTTCCGGCGGCGGCGCCGACCACGAACACCTCGCCCGGCTCTTCGAGGAGCACCGCGGGCACCTGCGCGCGGTGGCGTACCGGATGCTCGGTTCGCTCAGCGAGGCCGAGGACGCCGTGCAGGAGGGCTGGTTGCGGGCCAGTCTCGCGGACAGCGGCGCGGTGGACAACATGGGCGGCTGGCTGACCACGATCGTCGGACGGGTCTGTCTGAACATGCTGCGTTCGCGCAGTGTGCGGCGTGAGGCGGCGCTCGACGTCGGGGACTACGAGACGGTCCATGTGCCGGATCCGGTGCTCGGCCGGGTGGACGTGGTCGACCCCGAACAGGAGGCGCTGCTGACCGACTCGGTGGGCCTCGCGCTTCTGGTGGTCCTGGACACCCTGGCGCCCGCCGAGCGCCTCGCCTTCGTGCTGCACGACATGTTCGCGCTGCCCTTCGAGGACATCGCGCCAATCGTCGACCGGACGGCGGCGGCGACGCGTCAGCTGGCGAGCCGGGCGCGGCGCCGGGTGCAGGACCAGGGCGCTTCTCCCTCGACGGACCGCGGGCGCCAGCGCGAGGTGGTCGACGCGTGGATCTCCGCCTCGCGGGCCGGCGACTTCGAGGCGCTGCTCGCCCTGCTCGACCCGGACGTGCTGCTGCGCGCGGACGCGGGGCTGCTGCCGGCGTCGAAGTTGGTGCGCGGTGCGCGCGCGGTGGCCGAACAGGCCCACACCTTCCGCAAGTTCGCGCCGTTCACCCGCCCGGTCCTGGTCAACGACATGCCGGGCATCGTCGCGGTGGTCGACGGCCGGTTGTACTCGGTGATGGCCTTCACGCTGGGCGAGGACGGCCGGATCACGGAACTGAACATCCTGGCCGACCAGGAGCGCACGCCGAAGCTGGACGTCTCGTTCCTGACGGCCTGA